A single Silvibacterium dinghuense DNA region contains:
- a CDS encoding ABC transporter permease, which translates to MNLWARSFGRERMKRELSEEVRLHMEERAEQWMREEGISREQADLRARKAFGNAALIEERSREHWQWPRIEQLWADMKYGLRQLMKSPGITLIAVLTLALGIGANTAIFTLTWNIVLRGLPVHDPGRLVVYEMRNGDTLHGLSGPLYTLLRARQQTSTDMLVWANDEKVPVVADGRTTAETAQVLTVNSFSLLGLAPELRRPFYAQDAHQPVALLSDAYWRSHFGASADVLGKPIAVDGHAVTVIGVMPGAFTGLTANLQPAVYLPFEFANVLWAKDDTTVAWPAHYGFYVMGRLKPGSSLRQAKAELAALESQLRKDADPSGIYLAQYFKMLRLNVADGSSGYSWLKTTYQSPLFVLELLVGLLLLLCSVNTALVMLARVSGRRQEYALRIMLGARRWRVIQQVLVETLLLVVPGLLGGVLLGWLGAHALSGMLASDRTPQDLVLRPNGVILAVNIGAALMVALAAGLVPALRASGIRPATGAQLVSRTVSAKQTSGWAIALQVAVSLCLLSTSLLLGRTLLQLTMGHTGFNFNHTAAATVDLSPLKLSSVQGNQLYQRFTAALQAEPGVQAVGYTGLLPLSNHYMVSRSFSVDSHGTIHSDGNLSITTVSTGYFPAAGTRLLEGGTANRERDCVLSQSLARFFFPDEDAMGRMVYFSTAGKPDGTVRDPKFACMVTGIAEDVKYISLRKPVTPILYEVFRVDQPEDNDAPVSDTALLVRGASTQLAMEAVYRAAAVFPAAAVVKVRTFRSRADDDLSRERMLVWLSGGFSVLALLLTALGLYGMVMRTVTLRTREIGIRMALGAQRGSILVALGRRTLLEVVAGLLAGIAGAMLMGGAIAKLLATEASLGAGRSLFAAGMILLVAALALIAPVLRAMRVDPMQALRAE; encoded by the coding sequence ATGAATCTCTGGGCACGAAGCTTCGGGCGAGAACGTATGAAGCGTGAGCTGTCGGAAGAGGTACGTCTCCACATGGAAGAGCGGGCGGAGCAGTGGATGCGGGAGGAAGGCATCTCCCGCGAGCAGGCAGATCTGCGCGCGCGAAAGGCCTTCGGCAATGCTGCGTTAATCGAGGAGCGGAGCCGCGAGCACTGGCAGTGGCCGCGCATCGAGCAGCTTTGGGCTGACATGAAGTATGGCCTGCGCCAGTTGATGAAGTCGCCGGGCATTACACTGATCGCGGTGCTGACGCTGGCCCTCGGCATCGGCGCAAATACGGCCATCTTTACGTTGACGTGGAACATCGTGCTGCGCGGCCTCCCGGTACATGATCCAGGACGTTTGGTCGTCTACGAGATGCGCAATGGCGATACGCTGCATGGGTTGAGCGGACCGCTCTATACACTGCTGCGTGCGCGGCAGCAGACCAGCACGGATATGCTGGTCTGGGCCAACGATGAAAAGGTGCCGGTAGTTGCTGACGGCCGCACGACCGCTGAGACGGCGCAGGTGCTTACCGTGAACAGCTTCTCCCTGCTGGGCCTCGCACCTGAGCTTAGGCGTCCCTTCTATGCACAGGATGCTCACCAACCGGTTGCGTTGTTAAGTGATGCCTACTGGCGCAGCCACTTTGGCGCGAGCGCCGATGTGCTCGGCAAGCCGATCGCCGTGGATGGCCATGCGGTGACGGTGATTGGCGTGATGCCTGGGGCCTTTACCGGCCTAACGGCGAACCTGCAGCCTGCTGTCTATCTGCCATTCGAGTTTGCCAACGTACTGTGGGCGAAGGATGACACGACAGTCGCGTGGCCTGCGCATTATGGCTTCTACGTAATGGGAAGGCTCAAACCCGGTTCTTCACTGCGGCAGGCGAAGGCCGAACTGGCGGCGCTCGAATCACAATTGCGCAAGGACGCAGACCCTTCCGGTATTTATCTTGCTCAGTATTTCAAAATGCTGCGGCTCAACGTAGCCGATGGAAGTAGTGGCTACTCCTGGCTGAAGACGACGTATCAGAGTCCGTTGTTTGTTTTGGAACTGCTGGTCGGGCTGCTGCTACTCCTGTGCTCGGTAAACACGGCGCTGGTCATGCTGGCACGCGTGAGCGGCCGTCGCCAGGAATATGCGCTGCGCATCATGCTTGGCGCGCGTCGCTGGCGAGTGATCCAGCAGGTGCTGGTAGAGACACTGTTGCTGGTTGTACCAGGACTGCTGGGTGGTGTGCTGCTGGGCTGGCTGGGAGCGCACGCTCTTAGCGGCATGCTGGCGAGCGACCGCACGCCGCAGGATCTGGTGCTGCGGCCGAACGGCGTGATCCTTGCGGTGAACATAGGCGCCGCGCTGATGGTGGCCCTTGCTGCCGGACTCGTTCCTGCGCTGCGTGCCTCGGGAATACGGCCGGCGACAGGGGCACAGCTTGTGAGCCGGACCGTGTCGGCAAAGCAGACGAGTGGCTGGGCGATTGCGCTGCAGGTGGCGGTGAGTCTTTGCCTGCTGAGTACATCGCTCCTGCTGGGGCGCACGCTGCTGCAGCTAACGATGGGGCATACGGGATTCAACTTTAATCACACTGCGGCTGCGACAGTTGATCTCTCGCCGCTCAAATTGAGTAGCGTGCAGGGAAACCAGCTCTACCAGCGCTTTACCGCAGCATTGCAGGCGGAGCCGGGCGTGCAGGCTGTGGGCTATACCGGCCTGTTGCCGCTCTCCAACCACTACATGGTCAGCCGCAGCTTCTCGGTCGATAGCCATGGAACGATCCATAGCGATGGCAATCTCTCTATCACGACGGTCTCAACAGGATACTTTCCTGCCGCGGGGACGCGCTTGCTGGAAGGTGGTACGGCGAATCGCGAAAGAGACTGCGTGTTGAGCCAATCTCTGGCGAGGTTTTTCTTTCCCGATGAAGATGCCATGGGCAGAATGGTGTATTTCAGTACGGCCGGCAAGCCCGATGGCACAGTGCGCGATCCGAAGTTCGCATGCATGGTGACGGGCATTGCTGAAGATGTGAAGTATATCTCGCTGCGCAAACCGGTTACGCCTATACTCTACGAGGTCTTCCGTGTGGACCAGCCTGAAGACAATGATGCTCCGGTGAGCGATACTGCCTTGCTGGTGCGCGGTGCGTCGACGCAACTTGCCATGGAGGCGGTCTATCGCGCCGCCGCCGTTTTCCCTGCAGCCGCAGTCGTGAAAGTACGGACCTTTCGTTCGCGCGCGGATGATGATCTGAGCCGTGAACGCATGCTGGTATGGCTCTCTGGAGGCTTCTCCGTACTGGCATTGTTGCTCACCGCGCTCGGGCTCTATGGGATGGTGATGCGCACGGTGACGCTGCGTACGCGCGAGATCGGCATCCGCATGGCACTGGGCGCGCAGAGGGGATCGATCCTTGTCGCGCTCGGTCGCCGTACGCTGCTGGAGGTCGTCGCGGGCCTGCTGGCGGGCATTGCAGGAGCGATGCTCATGGGAGGAGCAATAGCGAAACTGCTGGCCACGGAGGCATCCCTGGGAGCTGGCCGTTCGCTGTTCGCCGCAGGGATGATCTTGCTGGTAGCAGCCCTGGCATTGATCGCACCCGTGCTGCGTGCGATGAGGGTGGATCCCATGCAGGCGTTGCGCGCGGAATAG
- the lipB gene encoding lipoyl(octanoyl) transferase LipB, whose product MILNLVHLGRIDYASALSIQQQLVEARHQQRIGNTLLLLEHPPVLTLGRNAHRSNVIASDEFLAYRGVELHEINRGGDVTYHGPGQLVGYPIMDLRSFTVNGSDKRLGAVDYVRLLEEALIRACADYAVRTERVAGRTGVWTLAGGSIPEKKIAAIGVHISRGITSHGFAWNITTDLRDFELIVPCGITDRDVTSLELEADADHRPAPTMENAVNSIARHFGRIFEHQVLWLESVEELLATSLTH is encoded by the coding sequence ATGATCCTCAACCTCGTCCATCTCGGCCGCATCGATTACGCCTCCGCACTCAGCATCCAGCAGCAGCTCGTCGAGGCGCGCCACCAGCAGCGCATCGGCAACACGCTGCTGCTGCTCGAGCATCCGCCTGTGCTCACGCTGGGCCGCAATGCGCACCGCTCGAATGTGATCGCGTCCGATGAGTTCCTCGCCTATCGCGGTGTGGAATTGCACGAGATCAACCGTGGCGGCGATGTTACGTACCATGGCCCGGGACAGCTCGTCGGATATCCCATCATGGATCTGCGCAGCTTCACGGTGAATGGCTCAGACAAGCGCCTCGGCGCAGTCGATTACGTCCGCCTGCTCGAAGAAGCGCTGATTCGTGCCTGCGCCGATTACGCCGTCCGCACCGAGCGCGTGGCGGGACGCACCGGCGTATGGACGCTCGCCGGCGGCTCCATCCCCGAGAAGAAGATCGCCGCCATCGGCGTGCATATCTCGCGCGGCATCACCTCGCACGGCTTTGCCTGGAACATCACCACCGACCTGCGCGACTTCGAGCTCATCGTGCCCTGCGGCATCACGGACCGCGATGTGACCAGTCTCGAGCTCGAAGCCGATGCCGATCATCGCCCCGCGCCAACCATGGAGAACGCCGTGAACTCCATCGCGCGCCACTTCGGCCGCATCTTCGAGCACCAGGTGCTGTGGCTCGAGTCTGTCGAAGAGCTGCTCGCCACATCATTAACACATTAA
- a CDS encoding type II toxin-antitoxin system HicA family toxin gives MGKLPGIHHLHAVKALERAGFEIIRQSGHIVMSDGRRIITIPRHNPVNAFTMFAIVRDAGLTIEQFRDLL, from the coding sequence ATGGGCAAGCTGCCCGGGATACACCACCTGCATGCCGTAAAAGCTCTGGAACGGGCAGGCTTTGAGATCATCCGGCAGAGCGGCCATATCGTCATGTCGGACGGCCGCAGGATCATCACCATCCCACGCCACAATCCGGTCAATGCCTTCACCATGTTTGCCATCGTCCGTGACGCCGGACTCACCATCGAACAGTTTCGAGACCTTCTCTAG
- a CDS encoding type II toxin-antitoxin system HicB family antitoxin, producing MKYKVELIESEEGFAVGCPELPGCWSQGATEEEALENIKQAISEYLAAKDELNNRKQTRYVEVMAC from the coding sequence ATGAAGTACAAGGTGGAACTCATCGAGTCGGAAGAAGGATTCGCCGTCGGTTGCCCTGAACTCCCCGGATGCTGGTCTCAGGGAGCGACCGAAGAGGAAGCTCTCGAGAACATCAAGCAGGCTATCTCCGAGTACCTCGCAGCGAAAGACGAGCTCAACAACCGGAAGCAGACGCGATACGTGGAAGTCATGGCCTGCTGA
- the lpdA gene encoding dihydrolipoyl dehydrogenase — protein sequence MAETIYDVAVIGGGPAGYTAAIRAGQYGLKVALIEKDKALGGTCLLVGCIPTKALLFNAEIYDHLKHAKEYGIDDLGAGKLNWKAILERKNGVVTRHTKGLDFLMRKNKVTVVPGWGKLTGPAKDGIHTVEVAPREGEKTAPTTVKAKNIILATGSTARMLPGLTPSDRVMTNIEILSMESIPKSLLVIGAGAVGVEFASIFKSFGTDVSIIEYLPRLVPVEDEEVSKELTRSFKKRGIDINTGAKVEKVETTKDGVKVTFTDANGKTVVKEAERVLVAVGRAPRTEGIGLEKTKITPDRGFIKVNEYMQTDEPGVYAIGDIVAGMPQLAHSGSMAGLVATAKIAGKYARPIRRNRIPGCTYTEPQIGSVGLTEAKAKELGHKVKVGKFPFVGNSKATILDAHDGFIKVVSDEQYGEILGVHIIGPQATEIIAEAVTAIELEATVDDMMWIIHAHPTLAEAMFDGFASVEGKAINV from the coding sequence TTGGCAGAGACCATTTACGACGTAGCTGTTATCGGCGGAGGACCCGCCGGATACACCGCAGCCATCCGCGCCGGCCAGTACGGCCTCAAGGTCGCGCTTATCGAGAAGGACAAGGCCCTGGGCGGCACCTGTCTGCTGGTCGGCTGCATCCCGACCAAAGCGCTGCTCTTCAATGCCGAGATCTATGACCACCTCAAGCACGCCAAAGAGTACGGCATCGACGACCTGGGCGCGGGCAAGCTGAACTGGAAGGCCATCCTCGAGCGCAAGAACGGCGTCGTGACGCGTCACACCAAGGGCCTCGACTTCCTGATGCGCAAGAACAAGGTGACCGTGGTCCCCGGCTGGGGCAAGCTCACCGGCCCGGCCAAGGACGGCATCCATACCGTGGAAGTGGCTCCGCGCGAAGGCGAAAAGACCGCGCCGACCACCGTCAAGGCGAAGAACATCATCCTGGCGACCGGCTCGACCGCGCGCATGCTGCCCGGCCTTACCCCCAGCGACCGCGTGATGACCAACATTGAGATTCTTTCGATGGAGAGCATTCCCAAGTCGCTGCTGGTCATCGGCGCAGGCGCCGTGGGCGTCGAGTTCGCCTCCATCTTCAAGAGCTTCGGCACCGACGTCTCGATCATCGAGTACCTGCCGCGCCTGGTCCCGGTCGAGGACGAAGAAGTCAGCAAGGAGCTGACCCGCTCCTTCAAGAAGCGCGGTATCGACATCAACACCGGCGCCAAGGTGGAGAAGGTCGAGACCACCAAGGACGGCGTGAAGGTCACCTTCACCGACGCGAATGGCAAAACTGTTGTCAAGGAAGCCGAGCGTGTCCTGGTCGCCGTGGGCCGCGCGCCGCGCACCGAGGGCATCGGTCTTGAGAAGACCAAGATCACCCCGGACCGCGGCTTCATCAAGGTCAACGAGTACATGCAGACCGATGAGCCCGGCGTTTACGCCATCGGTGACATCGTCGCCGGCATGCCGCAGCTCGCGCACTCGGGTTCGATGGCAGGCCTGGTCGCGACCGCGAAGATCGCCGGCAAGTACGCGCGCCCCATCCGCCGCAACCGTATCCCCGGCTGCACCTACACCGAGCCACAGATCGGGTCGGTTGGTCTCACTGAGGCGAAGGCCAAGGAACTCGGCCACAAGGTGAAGGTCGGCAAGTTCCCGTTCGTCGGCAACTCCAAGGCGACGATTCTCGACGCGCACGACGGCTTCATCAAGGTCGTCTCGGATGAGCAGTACGGCGAGATTCTCGGCGTGCACATCATCGGCCCGCAGGCGACGGAGATCATCGCCGAAGCGGTCACCGCGATCGAGCTCGAGGCCACCGTCGACGACATGATGTGGATCATCCACGCCCATCCCACCCTCGCCGAGGCCATGTTCGACGGCTTCGCCAGCGTGGAAGGCAAAGCGATCAACGTGTAA
- a CDS encoding Uma2 family endonuclease yields the protein MSAIPQPVKVPVAEYLASSYRPDCDYVDGVIEERNLGEKEHSILQGAFYFLFHSNRKQWQTEVYPELRVQVSATRFRIPDITVTRSGLKWERILREAPLLCIEILSPEDTMARIRQRVDDYLAMGTEHVWVVDPELRKGYVCSSRGFEEPENGVLAIPGSEIQVVLSELFAELDRA from the coding sequence GTGAGCGCGATTCCTCAGCCCGTGAAGGTTCCGGTGGCCGAATACCTGGCCTCCTCCTACCGGCCCGACTGCGATTACGTGGATGGGGTGATCGAGGAGCGCAACTTGGGCGAGAAAGAACACTCCATTCTTCAGGGCGCGTTTTACTTTCTGTTCCATTCGAACAGGAAGCAATGGCAGACAGAGGTCTACCCTGAGCTGCGTGTGCAGGTCAGCGCAACGCGCTTCCGCATCCCGGACATCACGGTGACCCGTTCAGGATTGAAATGGGAGCGGATTCTGCGCGAGGCTCCACTGCTTTGCATTGAGATTCTCTCGCCGGAAGACACCATGGCTCGCATCCGCCAGCGCGTGGACGATTATCTCGCCATGGGCACCGAACACGTCTGGGTCGTCGATCCGGAGCTGCGTAAGGGTTACGTCTGCTCGTCGCGCGGCTTTGAAGAGCCGGAGAACGGCGTGCTGGCCATTCCCGGCTCGGAGATTCAGGTTGTGCTCAGCGAACTGTTTGCGGAGCTGGACCGGGCTTAG
- the hemB gene encoding porphobilinogen synthase — translation MDFPITRLRRLRRTEAMRRFVRETSLEPSALVYPLFLCPGEGVRREISSMPGVFNLSIDEAVKEAEEAASLGIGGLLLFGLPESKDEQATGAWDHNGIVQQGLRALKQSRSAKDLLLIADVCLCEYTSHGHCGIVHKNGDDYEIENDASVNLIAKTAASLAEAGADIVAPSDMMDGRVEAIRDELDAAGLEQTPILSYAAKFASAFYGPFREAADSAPQFGDRRSYQMDGANLREAMREIEQDLGEGADMILMKPAMPYLDVIRAARERFDVPIGAYQVSGEYSMLHAAFAKGWLEPERAMMESLLSIRRAGAGFIVTYFAKEAAKVLA, via the coding sequence ATGGACTTCCCCATCACCCGCCTGCGCCGTCTCCGCCGCACGGAAGCGATGCGCCGCTTCGTCCGCGAAACCTCCCTCGAGCCCAGCGCGCTGGTGTACCCGCTGTTTCTCTGCCCCGGTGAGGGCGTCCGCCGCGAAATCTCCTCCATGCCCGGCGTCTTCAATCTCTCCATCGATGAAGCGGTGAAGGAAGCCGAAGAGGCCGCATCGCTCGGTATCGGCGGCCTGCTGCTCTTTGGTCTGCCCGAATCCAAGGACGAGCAGGCCACCGGCGCGTGGGACCACAACGGCATCGTGCAGCAGGGCCTGCGCGCGCTCAAACAGAGCCGCTCGGCCAAGGATCTGCTGCTCATCGCCGACGTCTGCCTCTGCGAGTACACCTCGCACGGCCACTGCGGCATCGTGCACAAGAACGGCGACGACTATGAGATCGAGAACGACGCGAGCGTAAACCTGATCGCGAAAACCGCCGCCTCGCTGGCCGAGGCCGGAGCCGACATTGTTGCGCCCAGTGACATGATGGACGGCCGCGTCGAGGCCATTCGTGACGAACTCGATGCCGCGGGCCTCGAGCAGACGCCGATTCTCTCCTACGCCGCCAAGTTCGCCTCGGCTTTCTACGGACCCTTCCGCGAGGCAGCCGACTCGGCGCCGCAGTTCGGCGACCGCCGCAGCTACCAGATGGATGGCGCAAACCTGCGCGAGGCCATGCGCGAGATCGAACAGGACCTGGGCGAAGGCGCGGACATGATCCTGATGAAGCCCGCCATGCCGTATCTCGACGTGATCCGCGCCGCGCGCGAGCGCTTCGATGTGCCCATCGGCGCCTACCAGGTGTCGGGAGAATATTCGATGCTCCACGCGGCCTTCGCCAAGGGCTGGCTCGAGCCCGAGCGCGCCATGATGGAGTCGCTGCTGTCGATCCGTCGCGCCGGTGCTGGGTTCATCGTGACGTATTTTGCCAAGGAAGCGGCGAAGGTGCTGGCGTAG
- a CDS encoding endonuclease MutS2, whose protein sequence is MSASVWNPTSTVPSAVSDCSPSALEWDRFLGLLSAYAQSAMGRGWLERLAPSTDRAWIDAQLALVVEMELLLGEGARPTISSLFDASTLLAKSRIEGAALEADEIRRVVNLAEDVAAWSTLLNDPPQALADGLDGLRAMAGELLTVSLVPLVESMRARLLPDGSLTDDASPELRRIRREMERQQRAIEDSLRSALRRFSEGGSTQEDVVTIRGERFVIPVKAEWKRRVPGVVHGSSSSGQTVYVEPLETIELNNDLVRLFEEETAEIHRIFMQMTRQIGQFAGVIQKGSEVLAEVDTLQARARFAREYNCAAPRFAEAGKPELLLRNARHPLLEKRLRGEGGRVVPVSIALSDAERQLIISGPNTGGKTVGLKTTGLLAMMAQSGVPVPADEAVFPIFDAFLADIGDAQSIEQNLSTFSAHIVNLNRIAARADASSLVLLDELGSATDPEEGAALAVAIAEHFLQARAWSIISTHHTSLKVYAETTDGVINAAVGFNEQTLAPTYELRQGVPGASAGINIASRLGLLPEIVASARGRLSSQTLDIGCFLDRLHEQIREVSTERMKIMQLEADLRRERHRLETEGMKEWRAKVREMEQQLTSLMKDFEYQARETVKAIDDKAAKEKLTKEAERRIARLRREFQESFNAQVVARHTGADKDDANAQPHVAKHVSAGDTVKLRTLGKTAIVQRQVDERTFEVAIGPMKMRVSRDEIAEVIHAPGNTAGGRTSPLMAVRKQSGVRVAMAEPDAAISWEINVIGRTADEAQDEVEKFIDRAFLNGLPRIRIVHGTGMGVLRRTLRAWLQRHPQVASVTEPGQNEGGAGATVVEFKQ, encoded by the coding sequence GTGTCTGCGAGTGTTTGGAACCCAACATCTACCGTGCCTTCTGCCGTGAGCGATTGCAGCCCGTCGGCTCTCGAATGGGATCGTTTTCTCGGCCTGCTCTCCGCCTATGCGCAGTCGGCGATGGGCCGCGGCTGGCTGGAGCGGCTGGCGCCGTCGACCGATCGTGCATGGATTGACGCACAGCTGGCACTGGTCGTCGAGATGGAGCTGCTGCTGGGTGAGGGGGCGCGGCCGACCATCAGTTCACTCTTCGATGCCTCGACGCTGCTGGCCAAGTCGCGTATCGAGGGTGCTGCGCTCGAGGCGGACGAGATTCGCCGCGTAGTGAATCTGGCCGAGGATGTGGCGGCGTGGAGCACGCTGCTGAACGATCCTCCGCAGGCGCTGGCCGACGGCCTCGACGGGTTGCGGGCCATGGCGGGAGAACTGCTGACGGTCTCGCTGGTGCCGCTGGTCGAATCCATGCGGGCGCGCCTGCTGCCCGACGGTTCGCTCACCGACGACGCTTCGCCCGAGCTGCGCCGCATCCGCCGCGAGATGGAGCGCCAGCAGCGCGCCATCGAAGACAGCCTGCGCTCGGCCCTGCGCCGCTTCTCCGAGGGCGGATCGACGCAGGAAGATGTGGTGACGATCCGCGGCGAACGCTTCGTGATTCCGGTCAAGGCGGAGTGGAAGCGACGCGTGCCCGGCGTGGTGCACGGGTCGAGCTCGAGCGGGCAGACGGTCTACGTGGAGCCGCTCGAAACCATCGAGTTGAACAACGACCTGGTCCGGCTTTTCGAAGAGGAAACCGCCGAGATCCATCGTATTTTCATGCAGATGACGCGGCAGATCGGGCAGTTTGCGGGCGTCATACAAAAAGGCTCCGAGGTGCTGGCCGAGGTGGACACGCTGCAGGCGCGGGCACGCTTTGCGCGCGAATATAACTGCGCCGCGCCGCGCTTTGCCGAGGCCGGAAAACCGGAGCTGCTGCTGCGCAATGCGCGCCATCCATTGCTCGAAAAGCGGCTGCGCGGCGAGGGCGGCCGCGTGGTGCCGGTGAGCATTGCGCTCAGCGATGCCGAGCGGCAGCTGATCATCAGCGGCCCGAACACCGGTGGCAAGACAGTGGGCCTGAAGACTACCGGCCTTCTGGCGATGATGGCGCAGAGCGGCGTGCCGGTGCCGGCGGACGAGGCCGTTTTCCCCATCTTCGACGCGTTTCTTGCGGACATCGGCGACGCGCAGTCGATCGAGCAGAACCTCTCGACCTTTTCGGCGCATATTGTCAACCTGAACCGCATCGCAGCCCGGGCGGACGCTTCCTCGCTCGTATTGTTGGACGAGCTGGGCTCGGCGACCGATCCCGAAGAGGGCGCGGCGCTGGCGGTGGCGATTGCCGAGCACTTCCTGCAGGCGCGGGCATGGTCGATCATCTCGACCCATCACACCTCGCTCAAGGTCTATGCCGAGACGACGGACGGCGTGATCAACGCGGCGGTGGGCTTCAACGAGCAGACGCTTGCGCCTACCTATGAGCTGCGGCAGGGCGTCCCGGGCGCCTCGGCAGGCATCAACATCGCCTCGCGGCTGGGGCTGCTGCCGGAGATTGTCGCCTCGGCGCGCGGGCGGCTGAGCTCGCAGACGCTCGACATCGGGTGTTTCCTCGACCGGCTGCATGAGCAGATTCGCGAAGTGAGCACGGAGCGGATGAAGATCATGCAGCTCGAAGCCGATCTGCGGCGCGAGCGGCATCGGCTCGAGACCGAGGGCATGAAGGAGTGGCGGGCGAAGGTGCGCGAAATGGAGCAGCAGCTCACCTCGCTGATGAAGGACTTCGAGTACCAGGCGCGCGAGACGGTCAAGGCCATCGATGACAAGGCCGCGAAGGAAAAGCTCACGAAGGAGGCCGAGCGGAGGATTGCACGGCTCCGGCGTGAGTTCCAGGAGAGTTTCAATGCGCAGGTGGTGGCGCGGCATACGGGCGCGGACAAGGACGATGCCAACGCGCAGCCGCATGTGGCGAAGCATGTCTCGGCCGGGGACACGGTGAAGCTGAGGACGCTGGGCAAAACGGCCATCGTGCAGCGGCAGGTGGATGAGCGCACATTTGAAGTCGCCATCGGGCCGATGAAGATGCGTGTCTCGCGCGACGAGATCGCCGAGGTGATCCACGCGCCGGGAAATACGGCCGGAGGCAGGACGTCGCCGCTGATGGCGGTGCGGAAGCAGAGCGGTGTGCGCGTGGCGATGGCCGAGCCGGATGCGGCGATCAGCTGGGAGATCAACGTGATCGGGCGGACGGCGGACGAGGCGCAGGACGAGGTGGAGAAGTTCATCGACCGGGCGTTCCTGAATGGGCTGCCGCGCATCCGGATCGTGCACGGGACCGGCATGGGCGTGCTGCGGCGGACACTGCGGGCGTGGCTCCAGCGGCATCCGCAGGTGGCGAGCGTGACTGAGCCGGGGCAGAACGAAGGCGGCGCGGGAGCGACGGTGGTGGAGTTTAAACAGTAA
- a CDS encoding AAA family ATPase: MIRVITVEREYGSRGAEFAHHLAEHLGWKLVDECLAAEVAREAGVTARLAERCDERLDPWYYRFGKAFWHGSIERLPAPPINEIFDSERMVGLMRKHLEEVARNGQAVIVGRGAACILARTPHVFHVFAYASQWRKEKWFAEQFPERADQAEHGLAEVDKQRAAYIRRYYDQDWTDRRLYHMMINSCMGFDAMVRAVTDGAGLTVAEPVSR, encoded by the coding sequence ATGATCCGAGTGATCACGGTAGAGCGGGAGTACGGTAGCCGGGGAGCGGAGTTCGCGCATCACCTGGCAGAGCATCTGGGCTGGAAGCTGGTGGACGAGTGTCTGGCTGCAGAGGTGGCACGCGAAGCCGGCGTGACGGCCAGACTGGCTGAGCGTTGCGATGAGCGGTTGGACCCCTGGTACTACCGCTTCGGCAAAGCCTTCTGGCATGGGTCCATCGAGCGCCTTCCGGCGCCACCGATCAACGAAATCTTCGACAGTGAGCGGATGGTCGGCCTGATGCGCAAGCACCTCGAGGAGGTAGCGCGCAACGGGCAGGCGGTCATTGTGGGCCGCGGCGCAGCCTGTATCCTGGCGCGAACTCCGCATGTCTTCCACGTCTTCGCCTATGCCTCGCAATGGCGCAAGGAAAAGTGGTTCGCCGAACAATTTCCGGAGCGCGCCGACCAGGCGGAACACGGACTGGCCGAGGTGGACAAGCAGCGGGCAGCCTATATCCGCCGCTATTACGACCAGGACTGGACCGATCGCCGGCTGTACCACATGATGATCAACTCCTGCATGGGTTTTGACGCCATGGTGCGTGCGGTGACGGATGGCGCAGGGCTGACAGTGGCCGAGCCGGTATCGCGCTGA